In the genome of Desulfovibrio desulfuricans, one region contains:
- a CDS encoding diguanylate cyclase domain-containing protein, with amino-acid sequence MSNRHVRPLTVLLCSVFLCLSVFSVQSGHAAQQRTVRVGLTPQAQFTRVENGKVSGYIPDQLEQLARYTGWNVTFVVLKDWSASLQALDSGKIDLATPALHSAERAQHYLYCAYPAGTSYTAIIAPANSPVIYDDLDKISHLRLGALPNAIWRKDFAAFMQQRDVAMPAMAEYPGRDEARAAMRAGQVDALLESVLSLQNDEKILLKCKLTPFYYITLPQNTPLMQELEQAMVQLKMEQPDLEYRLGRQYLPRMYQTPLTRSELAYIAQRHALRVGYSPNRKPFSWQDPATGNARGILPDILRDASARSGLQFIFEPRHASAAGTADVFAGNKLDLVLDSFAASDPPSDKALRLTAPLARANLNLFAKPETKISSTDFFRVAVPATLYNAASYAARIFPQAAARIFPCEEDCMTAAGRGEADAVLGSSMVANSLMNSSRFADFNPVTGYTDLEEIRLIIRPALPDVLQGILNNLLLTIDEKSRTQIISNNITAAITPPTVSDLMYEYRSLLIIIAELVLFVSALVAYALHLRRKNMYSQLASDQRLAHIADNINGGVISISSQLPLRILDANNGFWQLLGHDANNPETTDLIDLLHAEDTQKLLDMIAEKHDGPLTRMLELRLRHKDGTWLPLLLRGTFTGDKGGSDSIDCVVVDITEQKRMQEELEQEKERYRILLEQSQDIFFDVDTEKRQFRCSPNFLLKFGREATPLFNEKGRPINRQIVHPRDLPALNELRRRIRSGKPTAFAVMRIPTAEGRYIWCRVQATRISKPDAPLRLVGKIVDIDEEVRRRAELERRTQRDSLTDLLNKTAFRDKICAAMPVKPQQDRTDALLFLDLDNFKLINDTFGHVTGDATLLKASEAIKHIFRNADAVGRFGGDEFCVFVRAITREALQERAEALLTELHMFVEHEGQRVEITTSIGIYLFDGSESSYDVALHRADNAQYLAKQAGKNRYCFYEEVPDPWLGDMDDPHYIREDSGES; translated from the coding sequence ATGAGCAACAGGCACGTTCGCCCCCTTACAGTCCTGCTCTGCTCTGTATTTCTGTGCCTGTCCGTTTTTTCCGTCCAATCGGGTCATGCCGCGCAACAGCGCACCGTGCGCGTGGGGCTGACCCCCCAAGCGCAATTTACAAGGGTCGAAAACGGCAAAGTTTCCGGCTACATTCCTGACCAGCTGGAGCAGCTGGCCCGCTACACCGGCTGGAACGTCACCTTTGTTGTTCTGAAAGACTGGAGCGCCAGCCTCCAGGCTCTGGACTCCGGCAAAATTGACCTCGCGACGCCCGCCCTGCATTCCGCCGAGCGTGCCCAGCATTATCTCTACTGCGCGTACCCCGCCGGCACATCCTACACCGCCATTATTGCCCCCGCCAATTCGCCGGTGATCTACGACGATCTGGACAAAATCTCGCACTTGCGCTTGGGCGCACTGCCAAACGCCATCTGGCGCAAGGACTTCGCTGCATTTATGCAGCAGCGCGACGTCGCCATGCCTGCCATGGCGGAGTACCCCGGCAGGGACGAGGCGAGGGCGGCTATGCGAGCGGGTCAGGTGGACGCGCTGCTCGAAAGCGTGCTCTCACTGCAAAATGACGAAAAAATCCTTTTAAAATGTAAGCTTACGCCTTTTTACTACATAACCTTGCCCCAAAACACCCCGCTTATGCAGGAGCTGGAGCAGGCCATGGTGCAGCTTAAAATGGAGCAGCCCGACCTGGAATACCGGCTGGGGCGTCAGTACCTGCCGCGCATGTACCAGACGCCGCTGACGCGCTCCGAGCTTGCCTACATCGCCCAGCGCCACGCCCTGCGCGTGGGTTATTCCCCCAACCGCAAGCCTTTTTCGTGGCAAGACCCCGCAACCGGCAACGCCCGGGGCATTTTGCCCGACATTTTGCGGGACGCTTCCGCCCGCAGCGGTCTGCAGTTTATCTTTGAACCCCGTCACGCATCGGCTGCCGGCACCGCTGATGTTTTTGCCGGCAACAAGCTCGATCTGGTGCTGGACTCCTTTGCCGCTTCGGACCCGCCATCGGACAAGGCCCTGCGTCTGACAGCCCCGCTGGCGCGCGCCAACCTCAACCTTTTTGCCAAACCCGAGACAAAGATATCCTCCACCGACTTTTTCAGGGTGGCGGTACCGGCAACGCTCTACAACGCCGCAAGCTACGCCGCCCGCATCTTTCCCCAGGCCGCCGCCCGCATCTTTCCCTGTGAAGAAGACTGCATGACGGCAGCCGGGCGTGGCGAGGCCGACGCGGTGCTGGGTAGTTCCATGGTGGCCAACAGCCTCATGAACTCGTCCCGTTTCGCCGATTTCAACCCCGTCACAGGTTACACCGACCTTGAGGAAATCCGCCTGATCATCAGGCCAGCTCTTCCGGATGTTCTTCAGGGGATACTGAACAACCTGCTGCTGACCATTGACGAGAAAAGCAGAACCCAGATCATTTCCAACAACATCACGGCAGCCATAACGCCCCCTACCGTTTCGGACCTGATGTACGAATACCGCTCGCTGCTCATTATCATTGCCGAACTCGTGCTCTTTGTCTCCGCGCTGGTCGCCTACGCCCTGCACCTGCGCCGCAAAAACATGTACAGCCAGCTGGCCAGCGACCAGCGTCTTGCCCACATTGCCGACAACATCAACGGCGGCGTCATCAGCATTTCGTCCCAACTGCCGCTGCGCATACTTGACGCCAACAACGGCTTCTGGCAGCTGCTGGGCCACGATGCCAACAACCCCGAAACCACCGACCTCATAGATCTGCTGCACGCCGAAGACACCCAAAAACTGCTCGACATGATTGCCGAAAAACATGACGGCCCCCTGACCAGGATGCTGGAACTGCGGTTGCGGCACAAGGACGGCACGTGGCTGCCCCTGCTGCTGCGCGGCACGTTTACGGGGGACAAGGGAGGCAGTGATTCCATTGACTGCGTTGTGGTGGACATCACCGAGCAAAAACGCATGCAGGAGGAGCTGGAGCAGGAAAAAGAGCGCTACCGCATTCTGCTTGAGCAGTCACAGGACATCTTTTTTGATGTGGATACAGAAAAACGCCAGTTCCGCTGCTCGCCCAATTTTCTGCTCAAGTTTGGCCGAGAGGCCACACCCCTGTTCAACGAAAAGGGACGCCCGATCAACCGGCAGATCGTGCACCCCCGCGATCTGCCCGCCCTCAACGAGCTCAGGCGGCGCATACGCAGCGGCAAGCCCACGGCCTTTGCCGTCATGCGCATACCTACCGCCGAGGGACGCTATATCTGGTGCCGCGTGCAGGCCACGCGCATCAGCAAGCCAGACGCCCCCCTGCGCCTTGTGGGAAAAATTGTTGATATTGATGAAGAAGTGCGCAGACGCGCCGAGCTTGAGCGCCGCACGCAGCGCGACAGCCTCACAGACCTGCTCAACAAGACGGCCTTTCGCGACAAGATATGCGCGGCCATGCCCGTCAAACCGCAGCAGGACAGAACAGACGCCCTGCTGTTCCTTGATCTGGACAATTTCAAACTGATCAACGACACCTTTGGGCATGTCACGGGCGACGCCACGCTGCTGAAAGCCAGCGAGGCCATCAAGCACATCTTTCGCAATGCCGATGCGGTGGGGCGGTTTGGCGGCGACGAATTTTGCGTATTCGTCAGGGCCATCACACGCGAGGCGCTTCAGGAACGGGCGGAAGCCCTGCTCACAGAACTTCATATGTTTGTGGAGCACGAGGGCCAACGCGTTGAAATTACCACGAGCATCGGCATCTACCTGTTTGACGGCTCGGAGTCCTCTTACGACGTGGCCCTGCACCGCGCCGACAATGCCCAGTATCTGGCCAAGCAGGCGGGCAAAAACCGCTACTGTTTTTATGAGGAAGTGCCTGATCCCTGGCTGGGCGACATGGACGACCCCCACTATATCCGCGAAGATTCCGGCGAGAGCTGA
- a CDS encoding DNA polymerase III subunit delta' — protein MDTLLPAIADAAFDRLKDVLDNLGAAPPQVLLLEGGSEAQRMDAARYWAARINCPQAAATGKPCLACPSCLQIAAGEHLDLAAYDGRISNREDEENPGPVRAFNMERVRELKVRLRDAPHGQGRRVVLLMGLSLTRDEASNALLKALEEPSATSVFVLLAPQREQLLPTLVSRSFCLTLPWPDSHADDTDMQPWEDALAQFLVQGQGFLDKVAGKGAIDGSGATRLLLCCQKAMSRILSGSHDPARPLDAVLARLHVTGRATACQWFTEAQEALNYGVTPARVLEALAARLFARLRMPD, from the coding sequence ATGGATACCCTGCTGCCCGCCATAGCCGATGCAGCATTTGACCGGCTGAAGGACGTGCTCGACAATCTGGGCGCGGCCCCGCCGCAGGTTTTGCTGCTGGAAGGCGGCAGCGAAGCCCAGCGCATGGATGCGGCGCGTTACTGGGCTGCCCGTATCAACTGCCCGCAGGCCGCCGCCACGGGCAAGCCTTGTCTGGCCTGCCCCTCGTGCCTGCAGATAGCCGCTGGCGAGCACCTTGACCTGGCGGCTTATGACGGACGCATAAGTAATCGGGAAGACGAAGAAAACCCTGGCCCTGTCCGTGCTTTTAACATGGAGCGCGTGCGCGAACTCAAGGTTCGCCTGCGCGACGCTCCGCACGGACAGGGACGCAGGGTTGTACTGCTCATGGGGCTCAGCCTCACCCGCGACGAAGCTTCCAATGCGCTGCTCAAGGCTCTGGAAGAACCCTCCGCAACCTCTGTTTTTGTTCTGCTTGCGCCGCAACGCGAGCAACTGCTGCCCACGCTCGTTTCACGGTCGTTTTGTCTTACCCTGCCCTGGCCCGACAGCCACGCGGACGATACAGACATGCAGCCGTGGGAAGACGCGCTTGCGCAATTTCTTGTTCAGGGGCAGGGTTTTCTGGATAAGGTTGCCGGCAAGGGAGCCATTGACGGCAGTGGAGCCACGCGCCTGCTGCTCTGCTGCCAAAAGGCCATGAGCAGGATACTCTCCGGCAGTCATGACCCGGCACGCCCGCTGGATGCTGTGCTGGCCCGGCTGCACGTCACGGGCCGCGCAACGGCCTGCCAGTGGTTTACCGAAGCGCAGGAAGCTCTCAATTACGGAGTGACCCCCGCCAGGGTGCTTGAGGCTCTGGCCGCACGACTTTTTGCACGGCTGCGGATGCCGGACTAA
- a CDS encoding adenylosuccinate synthase produces the protein MANTVIIGAQWGDEGKGKIVDMLSAQSRVIVRFQGGNNAGHTIKVQGEETILHLIPSGILHENKICLIGNGVVLDPHVFLEEVDHLAARGIDVSPARLGISKKTHLIMPYHKSLDQAREAKRAGHKIGTTGRGIGPCYEDKAARVGLRAGDLTDPDLVRAKVAHALQEKNVLLRDLYKFDTLDENAVCEDLLALAPRLVPYLTEVEERLQEAQAENGDILFEGAQGIHLDIDHGTYPFVTSSNTVAGNAAAGCGIAPSALHRIVGIVKAYTTRVGSGPFPTELLDDTGSYLRTQGHEFGATTGRPRRCGWLDAAVLRESVRLNGLTDIALTKLDVLQNLPVLKICVAYEYKGKRLNYLPQEECSLGSVTPVYEELPGFEEDITQCAAFEELPDTVRAYIGRIEELTGVKVSLISVGADRRQTIVR, from the coding sequence ATGGCGAATACGGTCATCATCGGCGCCCAGTGGGGCGACGAGGGCAAGGGCAAGATTGTTGATATGCTGAGCGCCCAAAGCCGCGTTATCGTCCGCTTTCAGGGCGGCAACAACGCTGGTCACACCATCAAGGTACAGGGCGAGGAAACCATCCTCCACCTTATCCCTTCCGGCATCCTGCACGAAAACAAAATCTGCCTCATCGGCAATGGTGTTGTGCTCGACCCGCACGTCTTTCTTGAAGAGGTGGATCACCTTGCAGCCAGGGGCATAGACGTTTCGCCTGCCCGTCTTGGCATCAGCAAAAAGACCCACCTCATCATGCCCTACCACAAAAGCCTGGATCAGGCGCGCGAAGCCAAACGCGCCGGGCACAAGATAGGCACCACAGGACGCGGCATCGGCCCCTGCTACGAAGACAAGGCCGCACGCGTGGGCCTGCGCGCAGGCGATCTGACCGATCCCGACCTCGTGCGCGCCAAGGTTGCGCACGCCCTGCAGGAAAAAAACGTTCTGCTGCGCGACCTCTACAAATTTGACACCCTTGATGAAAACGCCGTGTGCGAAGACCTGCTGGCCCTCGCCCCGCGCCTGGTGCCCTACCTCACCGAGGTGGAAGAACGCCTGCAGGAAGCGCAGGCTGAAAACGGCGACATCCTTTTTGAAGGCGCTCAGGGCATCCATCTTGATATCGACCACGGAACCTACCCCTTTGTCACCTCGTCCAACACGGTGGCGGGCAACGCGGCCGCAGGCTGCGGCATCGCGCCCTCGGCCCTGCACCGCATCGTGGGTATTGTAAAGGCCTACACCACCCGCGTGGGTTCCGGCCCCTTCCCCACCGAGCTGCTGGACGACACGGGCAGCTACCTGCGCACCCAGGGGCATGAATTTGGCGCCACCACGGGCCGCCCCCGTCGCTGCGGCTGGCTGGACGCAGCGGTGCTGCGCGAGAGCGTGCGCCTCAACGGGCTTACGGACATCGCCCTGACCAAGCTTGACGTGCTGCAGAACCTGCCGGTGCTGAAGATCTGCGTCGCCTACGAATACAAGGGCAAACGCCTGAACTACCTGCCGCAGGAAGAATGCTCGCTCGGCAGCGTAACCCCGGTGTACGAAGAACTGCCCGGCTTTGAAGAAGACATTACCCAGTGCGCCGCCTTTGAAGAACTGCCCGACACGGTGCGCGCCTACATTGGCCGCATTGAAGAACTGACGGGCGTAAAGGTCTCGCTGATCTCGGTTGGTGCCGACCGCCGTCAGACCATCGTACGCTAG
- a CDS encoding IMP cyclohydrolase, with amino-acid sequence MSDLKSMYSTVHKDAFPDTMTIILGDEKLVYQKRTWTLDNEVKGLRYGENPDQPAALYALKEGSITCGGLTWRGPGNGIVSALTESQMIQAGKHPGKTNLTDVDNGANILQYLTERPAAVILKHNNPSGAAWSNAGVAVALEKAFWCDRIAAFGGAVVVNRPFTREAAEIVAANYFEVVAAPAFEEGVVEILKGRKNLRIMELPGLGRLEELTGSAFLDIKSLADGGLIVQKSFVNSIREAGDFLPAAATTKDGLSVAARAPGKQELDDLRFAWAVEAGVTSNSVIFVRDGATLAIGTGEQDRVGCVELAIHKAHTKYADTLAFRELGLSLYELKQKAASDADMAAKLADIESRTEASHGGLAGSALVSDGFFPFRDGVDVAVAQGVAAIAQPGGSMRDAEVIMACNEAKPQVAMVFTGQRSFKH; translated from the coding sequence ATGTCGGATCTCAAGTCCATGTACAGCACCGTCCACAAGGACGCTTTCCCTGACACCATGACCATCATTCTGGGCGATGAAAAACTCGTGTACCAAAAGCGCACCTGGACGCTGGACAACGAGGTAAAAGGCCTGCGCTACGGTGAAAACCCCGATCAGCCCGCAGCCCTGTACGCTCTTAAGGAAGGCTCCATCACCTGCGGCGGTCTGACCTGGCGCGGCCCCGGCAACGGCATTGTCTCGGCGCTCACCGAAAGCCAGATGATCCAGGCAGGCAAACACCCCGGCAAGACCAACCTCACGGACGTGGACAACGGGGCCAACATTCTGCAGTACCTCACCGAGCGCCCTGCGGCGGTGATTCTCAAGCACAATAATCCCAGCGGCGCGGCCTGGAGCAATGCAGGCGTTGCCGTTGCCCTTGAAAAGGCCTTCTGGTGCGACCGCATTGCCGCCTTTGGCGGCGCGGTGGTGGTCAACCGGCCCTTTACCCGCGAAGCCGCAGAAATTGTCGCCGCCAATTATTTTGAAGTGGTCGCCGCGCCCGCCTTTGAAGAAGGCGTGGTGGAAATTCTCAAGGGCCGTAAAAATCTGCGCATTATGGAACTGCCCGGTCTCGGTCGGCTTGAAGAACTGACCGGCTCGGCCTTTCTTGACATCAAGAGCCTGGCCGACGGCGGCCTCATCGTGCAAAAATCTTTTGTGAACAGCATCCGCGAGGCGGGTGATTTTCTGCCCGCAGCCGCCACCACCAAGGACGGCCTCTCCGTGGCCGCCCGCGCGCCCGGCAAGCAGGAGCTGGACGACCTGCGTTTTGCCTGGGCGGTGGAAGCCGGGGTTACCTCCAACTCCGTCATTTTTGTTCGCGACGGAGCCACCCTCGCCATCGGCACGGGCGAGCAGGATCGCGTGGGCTGCGTTGAGCTGGCCATCCACAAGGCCCATACCAAGTATGCCGACACGCTGGCCTTCCGCGAGCTTGGGCTGTCGCTCTACGAGCTCAAGCAAAAGGCTGCGTCTGATGCCGATATGGCCGCCAAACTGGCCGATATTGAAAGCCGTACCGAAGCCTCGCACGGCGGGCTTGCCGGTTCGGCCCTGGTTTCGGACGGGTTCTTTCCCTTCCGCGATGGCGTGGATGTGGCTGTTGCCCAGGGGGTCGCGGCCATCGCCCAACCCGGCGGCTCCATGCGTGATGCGGAGGTGATCATGGCCTGCAACGAGGCCAAGCCGCAGGTGGCCATGGTGTTTACGGGGCAGCGTTCCTTCAAGCACTAG
- a CDS encoding cobyrinate a,c-diamide synthase, translated as MQHYDSPSSTAASSPSARAAMPRLCISALSGGGGKTLLSLGLTQALTARGHVVKPFKKGPDYIDAAWLTMAAGRAATNLDPYMLEPEQLRALFAHAMRKTRAQTGADEVLGVIEGNRGLFDGMDVSGSCSTAELARTLACPVVFSLNCTKMTRTAAALVRGMTTFEPGLQFAGVVLNQVGTARQADLLRKVIEEYTDVPVLGVLPRLEKNPLPERHMGIASCGDALSPQARAVLETLGSFVAGHIDLARVMDAARACADLEAADGVDLLEPASVTVGGGAAGASEPASQSRAAGTTQPASLQGFCVGGGETCAEAASRVCAVRRPRIAYVRDSALWFYYEENLEALERAGAELVRLEIAGRGAALWPELRGASPQGGCGEIDGLYLGGGFPEDCAEQLSASPHMRTLAVWAEAGLPIYAECGGFMLLSQGIEREGRLWPMSGIFPVVAQFCGKPQGLGYVRGTVTAENPFFPLGMEILGHEFHYSRCRWQGAPPPHGLLLHKGQGMGGCQGEVSIRGQNLDGLLHRNVWASYTHIFALAVPCWASNFVAAARRFAQEADCQRKL; from the coding sequence ATGCAGCATTACGATTCGCCATCCTCGACAGCCGCGTCCAGCCCTTCCGCAAGGGCGGCTATGCCCCGGCTGTGCATCTCCGCGCTTTCGGGCGGCGGAGGTAAAACCCTGCTGTCCCTGGGCCTGACCCAGGCGCTGACCGCGCGGGGGCATGTGGTCAAGCCTTTTAAAAAAGGGCCGGATTACATCGACGCCGCATGGCTGACCATGGCGGCGGGCAGGGCCGCCACCAATCTTGACCCGTACATGCTTGAGCCAGAGCAGCTCAGGGCGCTGTTTGCGCACGCCATGCGCAAAACACGGGCGCAAACAGGCGCAGACGAGGTGCTTGGTGTCATCGAGGGCAACCGGGGGCTGTTTGACGGCATGGACGTGAGCGGGTCGTGCTCCACAGCCGAACTTGCGCGTACCCTTGCGTGCCCGGTTGTCTTCAGCCTCAACTGCACCAAAATGACCCGGACGGCGGCGGCTTTGGTACGGGGCATGACGACCTTTGAGCCGGGTCTGCAGTTTGCGGGCGTGGTGCTCAATCAGGTGGGCACAGCGCGGCAGGCAGACCTGCTGCGCAAGGTTATCGAAGAATACACCGACGTGCCCGTGCTGGGCGTGCTGCCGCGTCTGGAAAAAAATCCGCTGCCTGAGCGTCACATGGGCATTGCCTCGTGCGGCGACGCGCTTTCGCCGCAGGCCCGCGCCGTGCTTGAAACGCTGGGCTCATTTGTGGCCGGGCACATTGATCTTGCACGCGTTATGGACGCAGCGCGTGCCTGCGCTGACCTTGAGGCGGCTGACGGCGTGGATCTGCTCGAACCGGCGTCGGTTACGGTTGGGGGCGGCGCTGCCGGAGCATCCGAACCCGCGTCTCAGAGCCGCGCAGCCGGGACGACGCAGCCTGCATCGCTGCAAGGGTTTTGCGTCGGGGGGGGCGAGACCTGCGCAGAGGCTGCCAGCCGGGTTTGCGCCGTCCGGCGTCCGCGCATCGCCTATGTGCGGGACAGCGCCCTGTGGTTTTATTATGAAGAAAATCTTGAAGCCCTTGAGCGTGCAGGAGCCGAGCTTGTGCGGCTCGAAATCGCGGGGCGGGGTGCAGCACTGTGGCCGGAGCTGCGCGGCGCGTCGCCGCAGGGCGGCTGCGGCGAAATCGACGGTTTGTACCTCGGCGGCGGGTTTCCCGAGGACTGCGCGGAGCAATTGAGTGCGTCGCCGCATATGCGCACGCTGGCGGTCTGGGCCGAAGCCGGGTTGCCCATTTATGCGGAATGCGGCGGCTTTATGCTGCTGTCGCAAGGCATAGAGCGCGAGGGCAGGCTGTGGCCCATGAGCGGCATTTTCCCCGTGGTGGCCCAGTTTTGCGGCAAGCCTCAGGGGCTCGGTTACGTGCGGGGAACCGTAACGGCTGAAAATCCTTTTTTCCCGCTGGGTATGGAAATTCTCGGGCACGAGTTCCATTATTCCCGCTGCCGCTGGCAGGGCGCACCGCCACCGCACGGTTTGCTGCTGCACAAGGGGCAGGGGATGGGCGGTTGTCAGGGGGAGGTCTCCATTCGCGGGCAAAACCTCGACGGGCTTTTGCACCGCAACGTGTGGGCCTCGTACACGCACATTTTTGCTCTGGCCGTTCCGTGCTGGGCGAGCAATTTTGTAGCGGCGGCCAGGCGTTTCGCCCAAGAGGCTGACTGCCAGAGGAAATTGTGA
- a CDS encoding glycosyltransferase family 2 protein: MVETTRVSVIIPVWNLWDMTETCLRSLAQHSAGEHLEVVVVDNHSTDATASELEPLGKALFGELFAAVRMPENVGFAKGCNAGARVANGDLLFFLNNDTTLTPGWLPPLREAMADARVGAAGPLLLYPDGTVQHCGIYISPFNTVGHLYEHLPGTFAAARKNHPLQAITGAAIMLRKGEFADCGGFHEEYRNGFEDIDLCFALRARGLKLRVESRSVVYHHTSSTPGRFAHDVQNSAVLLQRIGTAIRPDEHILAGLDGYRLCIGPSLATWLELPEERQQRFNEEFGGSAFDSAACQALLHREPLWLDGWLLLAAHLASEGNIAAAISTLNHCLRIMPAPKVYGQMLHLARDAHLAEEMLADLEAERAGRDLPVAKIRVQQARRAAYARNDTGLAQLLGDWLVRYAR; the protein is encoded by the coding sequence ATGGTGGAAACTACGCGCGTTTCGGTGATTATTCCTGTCTGGAATCTCTGGGACATGACAGAAACCTGCCTGCGTTCGCTTGCGCAGCATTCCGCCGGTGAACATCTGGAAGTGGTGGTGGTGGACAACCATTCCACCGACGCCACCGCCTCAGAACTTGAACCCCTGGGCAAGGCCCTGTTTGGCGAGTTGTTTGCGGCCGTGCGCATGCCCGAAAACGTGGGCTTTGCCAAAGGCTGCAATGCCGGCGCGCGGGTCGCCAACGGCGACCTGCTGTTTTTTTTGAACAACGACACCACTCTCACCCCCGGCTGGCTGCCGCCCCTGCGCGAGGCCATGGCCGACGCCAGGGTGGGCGCTGCGGGGCCGCTGCTGCTGTACCCTGACGGAACAGTGCAGCACTGCGGCATCTATATCTCCCCATTCAATACTGTTGGGCATCTCTACGAGCACCTGCCCGGCACTTTTGCGGCCGCCCGCAAAAACCACCCTCTGCAGGCCATAACCGGGGCGGCCATTATGCTGCGCAAAGGGGAGTTTGCCGATTGCGGCGGCTTCCACGAGGAGTACCGCAACGGATTTGAAGACATCGACCTGTGCTTTGCCCTGCGCGCCCGAGGGCTGAAGCTGCGCGTTGAGAGCCGCAGCGTCGTGTATCATCATACAAGCAGCACACCTGGCCGCTTTGCGCACGATGTGCAAAACAGCGCAGTGCTCTTGCAGCGCATCGGCACGGCCATACGGCCGGACGAGCACATCCTGGCGGGCCTTGACGGCTATCGCCTGTGCATTGGCCCTTCGCTGGCAACATGGCTGGAGTTGCCGGAGGAGCGCCAGCAACGTTTTAATGAGGAATTTGGCGGAAGCGCCTTTGACAGCGCGGCCTGCCAGGCCCTGTTGCACAGGGAACCGCTGTGGCTCGACGGCTGGTTGCTGCTGGCCGCGCACCTTGCCTCAGAGGGGAATATTGCGGCGGCCATCAGCACGCTGAACCATTGCCTGCGTATCATGCCCGCTCCCAAGGTTTACGGGCAGATGCTGCACCTTGCCCGGGATGCGCATCTTGCGGAGGAAATGCTGGCTGATCTGGAGGCCGAGCGTGCGGGGCGCGATTTGCCAGTGGCGAAAATTCGCGTGCAGCAGGCACGCCGCGCTGCGTACGCCCGCAACGATACCGGTCTGGCGCAGTTGCTGGGCGACTGGCTTGTGCGGTACGCGCGCTGA
- a CDS encoding IS256 family transposase produces the protein MEAIRTNGKNKVPVIAVDEEELRTHVSEVVRQSVEETLNGLLDAEADTLCQARRYERNADRASTRAGHYERNLQTKAGTVQLKVPKLRHMPFETAIIERYRRRESSVEEALVEMYLAGVSVRRVEDITEALWGSRVSPSTISDLNQKIFERVEEWRNRPLEPKSPYFFVDGIWLKRSWGGEVQNVSVLVAIGVSTSGFREILGVAEGSREDAESWRQFLRYLRERGLEQIDLVVSDKNLGFLEALGEFYPDAKWQRCVVHFYRNVLHAVPRGKAKEVALMLKAVHAQEDKEAALRKSVEVISKLRAQRLEKAARIVESGCDETLSYYDFPVAHWRHIRTNNPLESLNREIRRRTRVVGSFPDGHAALMLVAARLRYMAGQKWGTQRYMNMNQEILA, from the coding sequence ATGGAAGCTATCAGGACGAACGGTAAAAATAAAGTTCCGGTGATTGCTGTCGATGAAGAAGAATTGCGGACACACGTTTCCGAGGTTGTGCGCCAAAGTGTCGAGGAGACCTTGAATGGCCTGCTTGATGCGGAAGCTGACACGCTCTGCCAGGCCCGACGCTATGAGCGTAATGCCGATCGAGCCAGTACCCGCGCTGGTCATTATGAGCGGAATTTGCAGACCAAGGCTGGCACGGTTCAGCTTAAGGTTCCCAAGCTGCGACACATGCCGTTTGAAACCGCGATAATCGAACGGTATCGTCGCCGGGAAAGTTCAGTGGAAGAAGCCTTGGTAGAGATGTACTTGGCAGGCGTGTCAGTGCGTCGGGTCGAGGACATTACCGAGGCTCTTTGGGGCAGTCGAGTCAGTCCAAGCACAATAAGCGACTTGAATCAAAAGATTTTTGAGCGGGTTGAGGAATGGCGCAATCGACCACTTGAGCCGAAATCCCCGTACTTTTTTGTGGATGGAATATGGCTGAAACGCTCTTGGGGCGGTGAAGTTCAAAACGTATCTGTGCTAGTAGCCATTGGCGTGAGTACCAGCGGCTTCCGTGAAATTCTCGGCGTGGCAGAAGGATCACGTGAGGATGCAGAAAGCTGGCGGCAATTTCTTCGGTATCTCCGAGAGCGTGGCCTTGAACAGATAGACCTCGTTGTATCTGATAAAAACCTTGGCTTTCTGGAGGCGCTAGGAGAATTTTACCCTGATGCCAAATGGCAGCGTTGCGTGGTGCATTTTTATCGCAACGTACTGCATGCGGTTCCTCGCGGTAAAGCCAAAGAAGTTGCTTTGATGCTCAAAGCTGTTCATGCCCAAGAGGATAAAGAAGCCGCACTCCGGAAATCGGTGGAAGTGATAAGCAAATTACGGGCGCAACGTCTTGAGAAGGCAGCCAGAATAGTGGAATCCGGTTGTGACGAAACGCTTTCGTACTATGATTTCCCCGTAGCCCATTGGCGGCACATAAGGACGAACAATCCGCTTGAGAGTTTGAACCGTGAAATTCGCCGCCGAACCAGAGTTGTGGGGAGCTTTCCGGATGGTCACGCCGCCCTGATGTTGGTGGCTGCCCGCCTGCGCTATATGGCAGGCCAAAAGTGGGGCACGCAACGGTATATGAACATGAACCAAGAAATATTGGCTTAA